A genomic segment from Vicia villosa cultivar HV-30 ecotype Madison, WI unplaced genomic scaffold, Vvil1.0 ctg.002598F_1_1, whole genome shotgun sequence encodes:
- the LOC131639332 gene encoding cytochrome c oxidase subunit 5b-1, mitochondrial-like, whose translation MWRRLFTSPHLKTLRSSSLSHPRSAVAGPRFVDLSRHVATQSAGSVKRVEDVVPIATGHEREEIQAELEGRNILEIDHPEGPFGTKEAPAVVRSFYDRRIVGCPGGEGEDEHDVVWFWLEKGKPHECPVCTQHFELEVVGPGGDPYGHH comes from the exons ATGTGGCGGAGACTCTTCACTTCTCCTCACCTCAAAACCCTACGTTCCTCATCTCTCTCCCATCCCCGATCCGCCGTCGCCGGACCTCGATTCGTCGACCTCAGTCGCCACGTCGCCACACAATCAG CTGGTTCGGTTAAGAGAGTCGAAGATGTAGTGCCAATTGCAACTGGTCATGAACGTGAGGAGATTCAGGCTGAACTtgag GGGAGGAATATTCTTGAAATAGATCATCCAGAAGGTCCTTTTGGCACAAAG GAAGCACCTGCTGTTGTTAGGTCTTTCTATGACAGAAGGATAGTTGGATGCCCAGGCGGCGAAGGCG AGGATGAGCATGATGTTGTCTGGTTTTGGCTGGAGAAAGGCAAGCCCCATGAATGTCCAGTGTGTACACAGCATTTTGAA CTTGAAGTCGTGGGACCTGGCGGTGATCCTTATGGACACCATTAA
- the LOC131639333 gene encoding uncharacterized protein LOC131639333: MTFTCSEHLLEWVRNKASKLKFGVVIARSDNGTSIRQAFVVIKCESGLMVLAVCELHNHALETKLHGHSIACRLNREEKDSISELSIIKVALRNILVDLKRNRPDSVSNIKQVYNERYNLKVVKMDSRTEMQYLLKLLGDNQYVSSFRACEDKVTVRDIF; this comes from the exons ATGACTTTCACTTGTAGTGAACATTTGCTAGAGTGGGTCCGAAATAAAGCTAGTAAACTTAAATTTGGCGTTGTGATAGCAAGGTCCGACAATGGCACTAGTATAAGGCAAGCATTTGTTGTGATAAAATGCGAGAGCG GGTTGATGGTTTTAGCGGTTTGCGAACTTCATAATCATGCATTAGAAACCAAGCTACACGGGCATTCGATTGCATGTCGGCTAAATCGCGAAGAGAAGGATTCTATTTCAGAATTATCGATAATCAAAGTTGCACTGAGAAACATACTTGTCGACTTGAAGCGAAATAGACCAgatagtgtttcaaatatcaagcaggtATACAATGAACGGTACAATCTTAAAGTTGTGAAAATGGATTCGAGAACTGAAATGCAATACCTTTTGAAACTTTTGGGTGATAACCAATATGTTTCAAGTTTCAGAGCTTGTGAAGACAAGGTTACTGTTCGTGACATATTTtag